The region TGGAAAAGGACAGCAATACAATACGCCGGAACATGTGTTCAGAACTCTTCATACCGATTTCATTATCGTAGGCAGAGGGATTTATAAAGCTGAAAACCCTGAACAAGCTGCTATCACTTATAAAAATGAAGGCTGGAAAGCTTATTTGAATTCTTTATAAGAAATAATTCAAAATATTTTTAACCACAAGAGGTACTAAAGAACTTATTTAGATCTATTATATCTTTTGTGGTTAATTTTTTATCAACTCCTTACTCAAATCTTTACGAAATCTATCCAAAATAAGTTATATTTGGTACTTTATCAGGAATATTGAAAAGAATTAGTATTTGTCTTATTTTGTTTTTAGGTGTTGTAGAGATTTCTGCACAGAAAGACAGTATATCTGTTGAAGCCAGGCTTTCTGCAGATAACAAAACATTAACGGTAACTCAGGAACTGGTCTATTATAACCATTCTGAAAAAGAGCTGAACACTATAAAACTGTTAAACTGGATTTCTGCCTATCATAAGAGAGGAACATCTTTAGCCTACAGAAAACTGGAAGACCGGAATACTGATCTTCATTTTGCTAAAGATGAACAACTGGGAAAGCTTTTAAACTTACAGATTAAAAGTTCCGGTCGGGATATTCCCGTTCAAGACCTCTCAGACGAAAATCTTTTCCTTCCCTTACAGCAAGCACTGAAACCGGGAGAAAAAATCAAATTGCAGCTGCAGTACAAAATGCAGCTCCCCGATCAAAGGTTTACAGGATATGGCACATCTAGCAATGGTGTAGCTCTAAAATATTTCTTTATTGTTCCCGATCACTTCGATCCGGACAATATTTCTTCAAAAAAATATCATGATATTGAAGAATCTGTAAACTTCAATACTTTTTGGGATATTAATCTCACTTCCGATATAGCCTATTCTATTCAAAGTAATATCTCTCAATCTTCAAATGGCCATTTCACCGATGATCTTGATTCTGATCCTGAATTTATTCTTTCTAAAAAAGCGTTTCCGGTTATCAAAATCAATACTGATGATATTAACACTGAAATAAAGTTCGGATATGATCTGAATCCTCAGGAAAAAGAAAATCTGGAGTTTTTTCTCCCTCTTCATTTAAGGTTTATTAAAGAAAAACTAGGATTTGTTCCTGAAACACTTTTTATTTCTGAGAAATTCAGGAATAAGGAAGATTTTTTCGGGAATAACGATATTAGTGTCTGGAAGTTTAATTTTCCTCTTTTTACAGATGCTGAAAAAATAGATTTGGACTACTTTGGAATTATTGCAAAGAAAATTCTTGATGAAAGCATTATAACCAATAAACAGGATAATCATTGGTTTAAAAATGGTTTAAAGTCTTATTTGGAAATCCAGTATCTGAATAAATTCTATAAAGAGACCAAACTTTTGGGAACACTTCCGGAAGCTAAAATCTTTGGAATAAAGCCTTTAAAACTATTCCATGCTTCCAAGGTTAAACTGGTTGACCGATATGGTCTTGCCTACCAATATATCATGTCGCAGAATCTTGACCAGAAAGTTGATGAAAAGTTCACGGTTTTGAGCAACTTTAATGATATGGCGATCAGCAGTTTTGAAACAGGAAGCTTGTTCAATTATTCTGCTGATAAAATGGGATATGATAATTTCAACAATCTTTTAAAAGATTTTATTGTAAAAAATTCTCATCAAAACATTAATCCGAGAGATTTTTTAAAGGAGCTTTCAGAAAAAGATAAGAGAACAGAATATCTGGCCAACTTTCTGGAACACAAAAACAGGGTTAATTTTAAATTAAAAAGATTACATACAGAAAATGACACATTGAATATTAAAATTCGTAAAAATACATTTTCAAACATTCCTGTAAAATTAAAAACAGAAGATAGAGACGGCAGCAAGCAAGAATATTGGGTCGACGCCGAAGACAACGAAAAAACAAAAATTTTTCCACTTCCTGCCGATGACATTTACAAAATCACACTGAATGAAGATTATATCTTCCCTGAATCTAAATACAGGGACAATTACCTGTATGCCAAAGGTTTTTTCTCTAACACTAAGAAAATTAAATTCAAATTCATAAAAGATATTCCCAATCCGGAATTCAATGAAATCTATATAAGCCCAAAGATCAGATTTAATAATACTTACGATAAATTCTTGTTTGGAGTCAATTTTAAAAACCAGTCATTTTTTGACCAGAAATTCCTGTATTCATTTACCCCGCTGTACAGTTCCGGAACAGGAAAAATGACGGGTTCTGGAGCCATCTCCTACTCTTTTCTTCCTGCCGAAAGTATTATCCGAAGTCTGACTTTCGGAGTTTCGGGCTCTTATTTTCATTATGACTATAATCTTGCCTATCACAAACTTTCTGCTTTTTCTAACATTAATTTCAGAAAAAATCCAAGAAGCACCGTAGGAAGAAGTCTGGCTTTTTCATACAACTATTTCGAAAGAGATCTCAGTCCAGCAATGATTGCCAACAAAGATTATGACAAATATAATCTCTGGAGCCTTGGATATGGATACAGCGACAGTCAGATGATCCATGAGAAAAGCTTAAGCATTAGTACTCAGGGAATGGAAGATTTTAACAAAATAAATGCTGAAGGTTTTTACAGATGGGAATTTGCTCCTAAACAAAAACTGAGCTTAAGATTATTTGCCGGATATTTCCTAAGAAATGATACCCGAAACAGTATGTTTAATTATGGTATTTCGAGAGTTTCCAATTATTCATTTTCCTACACACTTTTAGGTGAAAGTGCCAGCAGCGGAATTTTGGCCCAGCAGTTTATTTTAGCAGACGGAGGATTCAAATCTTTTCTACCAGGAAGTGTAAACCAATGGATCACTTCTTTCAATGTAGATTCCAGTGTCTGGAAAATTTTCCATGTATATGCAGACGCCGGATTTTATAAAAACAAAAACCGACCGACTCAATTTATCTGGGACAGTGGAATAAAAGTGAAGATAATTCCTGATTTTCTTGAGGTATTTTTCCCTGTACAGTCTTCATTAGGTTTTGAGCCTTCTTTCAAAGATTATGCAAAACGTATACGATATACATTGGTACTAAACCTGGGATCTATTATTAATGCAGCGAGACGAGGTTGGTATTAATAAATCATGTAAGAACAGGCGTGATTTATAACTATTTTACCTCCTAGTAAATTTTTAACTACTAAAATCAAAAGTTAATTTGAGTATTTATTAATTAATAAAAAAAGAGCTATCAAAAATGACAGCTCTTTTAAAATATAATTTTCTGTTAAAATTAATCTTTCAAAATTTTCTGAGAAACTGCTTCATTATTTACAGTACCTGTAACGATATAGTTTCCTTTTGCCAAATCAGCAACATTTAAAGTTCCATCAGCTTTTACCGACGCTGTTTTCACTACTTGTCCGAACATATTATAAACTTTTACATTTTTTGCGTCAGTTCCGAAAACAATTTTATTATTCTTTACAAAAGTGTTTTTTACAAAAAGAGATTTTTCTCTTCCGAAATCTGCAACAGCTAATGAACCATTGGCATAAACTCTAGCCACCAAATTACTGATACTAACATTTCCAGTACCAGATGTTGCACTTCCGGCCTGTCTAATAGCAACTCCTCCTAAAGTTGCAGGTGCAGATCCAGTTCCTAAATTATTTGTCAAAAGCGGCTGTGAATTAATTTGCAATGTTGTAGTATTTGTAGCAGGACTTGCAGAATTGTCTATTATATATGTAAGAGTGATATTTGCAGGTGTACCATAAGGAATTTCAGCACCATAAGTTGGATTTGGCGCAGGAGTTCCCGAGCCATTATTTAAAACTCCTAATGTATATCCTGTAGCAGAGCCTTTAATATATAATCTCCCATTAAAGTTTCCAGGAGTAGTTCCAGCTGTTACGACAAACATCAAAAAGTAATCTCCAGCGGTAGTTAACCCTGTAGCATTTGCAACGTTAATTGTAGCAGAATAATCTGCCTTACTAATCCCTGTTGCACTTACGGTATATGGCGTTGAAAATGCTTTATTAGCATCTTCACTATTTCCAGCCACAAGAGTAACCTTAGTTCCATCAGCAGTCAATTGACCTGCAGTTCCACTATGTGAAACCCAACCATTTGAAGTTAAAGCTCCGGTATAGTTAAAGTTATCCGTTAAAACAGTTGTTTGCGCATTCATTATTGTTGAAACAGCAACAATTCCTAAAACAGTAAATATTTTTCTCATAATTTAATTTTTTAATTATTTATAATTTATAGCACAAAATTACATCATTTTTTTAATCAAAAGCAATAATTGGATTAATTTTTTGTTAATACTACTAAAACCCCAAGTATAAGTATTTTTTTAGCTATTTTTACCAATTATTTTTAAAGAATTGCG is a window of Candidatus Chryseobacterium colombiense DNA encoding:
- a CDS encoding aminopeptidase; the protein is MKRISICLILFLGVVEISAQKDSISVEARLSADNKTLTVTQELVYYNHSEKELNTIKLLNWISAYHKRGTSLAYRKLEDRNTDLHFAKDEQLGKLLNLQIKSSGRDIPVQDLSDENLFLPLQQALKPGEKIKLQLQYKMQLPDQRFTGYGTSSNGVALKYFFIVPDHFDPDNISSKKYHDIEESVNFNTFWDINLTSDIAYSIQSNISQSSNGHFTDDLDSDPEFILSKKAFPVIKINTDDINTEIKFGYDLNPQEKENLEFFLPLHLRFIKEKLGFVPETLFISEKFRNKEDFFGNNDISVWKFNFPLFTDAEKIDLDYFGIIAKKILDESIITNKQDNHWFKNGLKSYLEIQYLNKFYKETKLLGTLPEAKIFGIKPLKLFHASKVKLVDRYGLAYQYIMSQNLDQKVDEKFTVLSNFNDMAISSFETGSLFNYSADKMGYDNFNNLLKDFIVKNSHQNINPRDFLKELSEKDKRTEYLANFLEHKNRVNFKLKRLHTENDTLNIKIRKNTFSNIPVKLKTEDRDGSKQEYWVDAEDNEKTKIFPLPADDIYKITLNEDYIFPESKYRDNYLYAKGFFSNTKKIKFKFIKDIPNPEFNEIYISPKIRFNNTYDKFLFGVNFKNQSFFDQKFLYSFTPLYSSGTGKMTGSGAISYSFLPAESIIRSLTFGVSGSYFHYDYNLAYHKLSAFSNINFRKNPRSTVGRSLAFSYNYFERDLSPAMIANKDYDKYNLWSLGYGYSDSQMIHEKSLSISTQGMEDFNKINAEGFYRWEFAPKQKLSLRLFAGYFLRNDTRNSMFNYGISRVSNYSFSYTLLGESASSGILAQQFILADGGFKSFLPGSVNQWITSFNVDSSVWKIFHVYADAGFYKNKNRPTQFIWDSGIKVKIIPDFLEVFFPVQSSLGFEPSFKDYAKRIRYTLVLNLGSIINAARRGWY
- a CDS encoding T9SS type A sorting domain-containing protein, which translates into the protein MRKIFTVLGIVAVSTIMNAQTTVLTDNFNYTGALTSNGWVSHSGTAGQLTADGTKVTLVAGNSEDANKAFSTPYTVSATGISKADYSATINVANATGLTTAGDYFLMFVVTAGTTPGNFNGRLYIKGSATGYTLGVLNNGSGTPAPNPTYGAEIPYGTPANITLTYIIDNSASPATNTTTLQINSQPLLTNNLGTGSAPATLGGVAIRQAGSATSGTGNVSISNLVARVYANGSLAVADFGREKSLFVKNTFVKNNKIVFGTDAKNVKVYNMFGQVVKTASVKADGTLNVADLAKGNYIVTGTVNNEAVSQKILKD